From the genome of Pseudomonas sp. AB6, one region includes:
- the cydB gene encoding cytochrome d ubiquinol oxidase subunit II, producing the protein MLDYFTLKIIWWALVGVLLIGFAIMDGHDMGVGTLLPFVGRNDMERRVVINTVGPHWDGNQVWFITAGGALFAAWPVVYATAFSGFYWAMILVLWALFFRPVGFDYRSKIQNSTWRNTWDWGLFVGGTVPPLVFGIAFGNLLQGVPFQFNDYLVSTYTGSFWQLLNPFALLSGVVSSAMITLQGASYLAHRTEGVIQTRAVKGAVGAAIVLACSFVIAGIWLQSIDGYRITSVVDTAGLPDILGKSVVREAGAWMTNYSHYPLLWLLPLMGLAGAASAAMLLMVRRTLSAFVASSLAVAGVISTAGVSMFPFIMPSSSMPAASLTVWDSVSSHLSLAIMFWAALIFMPLIILYTSWAYRVMRGKVTIAHIKANDHSAY; encoded by the coding sequence ATGCTTGATTATTTCACCCTGAAAATTATCTGGTGGGCGCTGGTAGGCGTACTGCTGATTGGCTTCGCCATTATGGACGGCCACGATATGGGGGTCGGTACATTACTGCCGTTCGTTGGCCGCAATGATATGGAGAGGCGCGTCGTTATAAACACTGTCGGCCCACACTGGGATGGGAATCAGGTCTGGTTCATCACTGCTGGCGGCGCGTTATTTGCAGCATGGCCAGTGGTTTATGCAACGGCGTTCAGCGGTTTTTACTGGGCGATGATACTGGTTCTTTGGGCGTTGTTTTTCCGCCCCGTCGGCTTCGATTATCGCAGCAAGATTCAAAATTCAACGTGGCGCAACACTTGGGATTGGGGTCTATTCGTGGGGGGTACAGTACCCCCACTTGTATTCGGGATCGCGTTCGGGAATTTGCTGCAAGGAGTACCGTTCCAGTTCAACGATTATTTGGTATCAACCTACACTGGCAGCTTCTGGCAGTTGCTGAATCCCTTCGCACTGTTGTCGGGCGTTGTCAGTAGCGCAATGATTACTCTGCAAGGCGCAAGCTATCTGGCACACCGTACTGAAGGTGTTATCCAGACCAGGGCTGTAAAGGGTGCGGTGGGTGCGGCCATCGTGCTGGCTTGCTCATTTGTAATCGCCGGAATTTGGCTACAGTCGATCGATGGCTATCGCATTACCTCAGTGGTTGACACGGCTGGACTGCCCGACATCCTCGGTAAATCAGTAGTACGCGAAGCGGGTGCCTGGATGACCAACTATAGCCACTACCCTTTGTTGTGGCTGTTACCTTTGATGGGCTTGGCTGGCGCAGCGAGCGCAGCCATGCTGCTGATGGTTCGCCGCACTCTCTCAGCATTTGTGGCGTCATCGCTTGCTGTCGCCGGTGTCATCAGCACCGCAGGCGTTTCAATGTTTCCATTCATCATGCCGTCATCGTCAATGCCCGCTGCAAGTCTGACCGTTTGGGACAGCGTTTCCAGCCACCTTAGCCTTGCCATCATGTTCTGGGCGGCATTGATTTTCATGCCACTGATCATCCTTTATACCTCATGGGCGTATCGCGTCATGCGGGGCAAGGTGACCATCGCGCACATTAAAGCCAACGACCACTCAGCCTACTAG
- the cydX gene encoding cytochrome bd-I oxidase subunit CydX has product MWYFAWMLGVGFALLLAILNAMWGENEAGRARTDSDEAESR; this is encoded by the coding sequence ATGTGGTATTTCGCCTGGATGCTGGGAGTCGGTTTTGCATTGCTACTGGCGATATTGAACGCGATGTGGGGCGAGAACGAAGCTGGTCGCGCCAGGACAGACAGCGATGAGGCAGAGTCACGATGA
- a CDS encoding cyd operon YbgE family protein produces MTHVANVPPTSRIHVLSLIIAVAIMLACTLYPPLIAAADGKADHALATALFAAMSVAFVNGVGFVPRAPVWRWLFSGWTCLAALALAGWIKFLL; encoded by the coding sequence ATGACCCACGTCGCTAACGTCCCACCTACCTCACGCATACACGTGCTGAGTTTGATTATCGCCGTGGCGATCATGCTGGCTTGCACCCTTTATCCGCCTCTGATCGCAGCCGCAGATGGAAAAGCTGACCACGCTCTTGCAACTGCGCTGTTCGCAGCCATGAGCGTGGCTTTTGTAAACGGGGTGGGATTTGTCCCGCGCGCGCCGGTCTGGCGATGGTTATTTTCAGGATGGACCTGCCTTGCAGCGCTTGCCCTCGCCGGCTGGATAAAGTTCTTACTTTGA